The DNA sequence CCTGACGAACTGGACGCGGGTGAGTCCGGCGCCCTGGATGATGAAGCGGCCGCGGGTCAGGGCCATCGGCAGCGGGTTCTTGAAGGTGGCGGTGCATTTGCTCTCTTGGCCCACTCTCAGTTCTCCGTCGACCTGGCGGGGGTGAGGATGGGTTAGAGTGAAGGTATGGTTCATTATgggaatttatagtttttttattttattttatgacttTGTGTTTTTCGTTTAATGCTCGACGTAATGGTAGTTGGAGATTTATGGTGACATTTATGGCGTTCACCTAAACTTGATCGTaaatttcctataaaaaaaaaaaaagagacactaTATCAGCCTCAGTTATGACTTCGACATCATCTCACCTCGATGCAGATGTCGGGCTTCCTGCAACGGAAGTCATCTTGGGCGAAGTACTCAAACTCCGTCTCCTTGACCTTGGCGAGGCAGGCGAGGTTCATGGCGCACTGGTCGGCCAACTTGCTGTAGTACTCGTCGAAGCTAACGTCGAGGTTCAGCGTTTGCTCTGAGGGCCGAGGGAAATcacatgaagagagaagagaaatggggaaagagatagggggaaAAATGTATATGTGAGGCTCTGGACGTTATTCTTGGGAGGGGCGAACGGCGAGGAAATTCACATTTAAGAGAagggtgaaagaaggggaaagaaaaaggaaacataatatatatgaagctCTGAACGTTATTTTGATGAGAATGGTGAATCCGCAATAACATACGATGCAGAATCTTGGGAGAGGAGGGCTAGCGGTGAGGGAATTcacatgaaaaggggaaaaaaggaaaagaaactgaGGGAAAAAGATATGAAGCTCTGTGCGCTATTTTGATAAGATTATGTACCAGACGGTGTATCTCTGAACGTTATTCTAGATGCCGTAGGAACATAAGATACGCAATCTCGGGAGGAGAAGAACGGGCAAGGAAAATCACATTACGATGAAAGTGAGACGaaaaaacaaactacataaaaaaaaatatctagacaTTACTCTGATCACATAAGATCATACGACAGAGACACCATTACACCCTTTCCGTCCCTCCTTCACTTACTGGAATGCGGTTCCAACTTAATATCGtgtctctccttcttcacttGTGTCTTGATCTGGCCCGTGTAGAGCATGGTGTCGGCGCGGAGTACAACCTCCACCTCATGCTCCTTATCACTCTTGTTCTCGACCACCACAGTCGAcctgcggagggagggggaggtgaggaattCTTGAGATCTGGATTCTTAACTCTCTTagtacttaaaaaaataagaatatgaactctagtgaaagaaaatagagaaagaatagTCATGGAGATATATCATTTTGTAATATTTCGGGGAAGATGGTATCTGACGAGAGATAAATCTTGAGACGAAAAATAAACGCTGATGATAATATCACACTGTC is a window from the Penaeus monodon isolate SGIC_2016 unplaced genomic scaffold, NSTDA_Pmon_1 PmonScaffold_14775, whole genome shotgun sequence genome containing:
- the LOC119569389 gene encoding annulin-like translates to SQEFLTSPSLRRSTVVVENKSDKEHEVEVVLRADTMLYTGQIKTQVKKERHDIKLEPHSKQTLNLDVSFDEYYSKLADQCAMNLACLAKVKETEFEYFAQDDFRCRKPDICIEVDGELRVGQESKCTATFKNPLPMALTRGRFIIQGAGLTRVQFVRLKDAVPVGGCAKCEFLVKPTLSGEKTVNVMFDSKQWRT